From the genome of Homalodisca vitripennis isolate AUS2020 chromosome 8, UT_GWSS_2.1, whole genome shotgun sequence, one region includes:
- the LOC124367945 gene encoding exosome complex component RRP40, which produces MFVRFEDVVLPGDVVTGIAGHDDKSRIVLGPGLRRCAEQVIVCASGVLKKNNRTYYVDLHQKRYIPARGEAVVGIVTSKAGDFFKVDIGSSEQASLHYLGFEGATKKNRPNINVGDTLYAILLSASKDMEPELVCIDSTGKKGKMGVLDPNGFIFNCSLNLIRKILHPDCPLLNYLGKEVSYEIAIGMNGKVWVNTKNVKSTIAVASAILAAEYYPHDEILQNTNDVLNKLLL; this is translated from the coding sequence atgttcgtTCGTTTTGAAGATGTTGTTCTTCCTGGAGATGTGGTGACGGGCATTGCTGGGCACGATGATAAGTCAAGAATCGTATTGGGTCCTGGTTTACGGAGGTGTGCAGAACAAGTAATCGTTTGTGCGAGTggagttttaaagaaaaataatcgaACTTATTATGTGGACCTTCATCAGAAACGTTACATACCTGCAAGAGGAGAAGCTGTCGTAGGTATTGTTACAAGTAAAGCCGGAGATTTCTTCAAGGTTGACATAGGTAGTAGTGAACAAGCTTCCTTGCACTATCTTGGTTTCGAGGGAGCAACTAAGAAAAATAGGCCCAATATAAATGTTGGTGACACTCTGTATGCAATACTTCTTAGTGCCAGTAAGGACATGGAACCAGAATTAGTTTGCATTGATTCGACGGGCAAAAAAGGTAAAATGGGTGTTTTGGATCCCAATGGATTTATATTTAACTGCAGTTTGAACCTGATCAGGAAAATACTTCATCCTGACTGCCCCTTATTAAACTATTTGGGTAAAGAGGTTTCTTATGAAATTGCAATAGGAATGAATGGAAAGGTGTgggtaaatacaaaaaatgttaagAGTACCATAGCTGTTGCTAGTGCTATATTAGCCGCAGAATATTACCCACatgatgaaattttacaaaacactaatgatgtacttaataaattacttttgtaa
- the LOC124367947 gene encoding NADH dehydrogenase [ubiquinone] 1 alpha subcomplex subunit 6, translating to MAQASQSAKVFVRQVKPLLSLDHIESQRRVRNLYRAWYRQIPIIVHDFHIPKSEAHCRAKLREEFEKHRGVKDIRVIDMLVIKGQSELKEVVNRWKQEVHVMAYFKDTWEPKPKDFLSKFVSGSE from the exons atggCTCAAGCTAGTCAGTCTGCAAAAGTTTTTGTTAGGCAAGTTAAACCTCTTTTGTCTTTGGATCATATTGAGTCTCAAAGAAGAGTGAGGAACTTATACAGAGCCTGGTACCGTCAGATTCCCATAATAG TACATGACTTCCACATACCGAAATCGGAAGCACATTGTCGTGCAAAGCTTAGGGAAGAATTTGAGAAACACAGGGGCGTCAAGGATATTCGAGTCATAGACATGCTAGTTATAAAG GGACAGAGTGAGTTGAAGGAAGTCGTCAATAGATGGAAACAGGAAGTTCACGTCATGGCATATTTCAAGGACACGTGGGAGCCTAAACCTAAAGACTTCCTCTCGAAGTTTGTCAGTGGATCAGAGTAA